Proteins found in one Aethina tumida isolate Nest 87 chromosome 1, icAetTumi1.1, whole genome shotgun sequence genomic segment:
- the LOC109608683 gene encoding neuropeptide-like 1 isoform X1, which yields MRKPIVGFWCILIVDAVLLQVNSENCDGEIENALRKLLSPSEYPTLQLRALRRQLLHKMQQALEKFEEEEDPNLKSSLSALARWNNLPEKRNLESLARAGYIKTLPDVEDANDSFKRSIANLAKNGQLPHHDDKRGIQSLARNGEIHTKPTSRQDQLDEELYKRNVASLARSYNFPVFNQKRSLSSLARAGDLPNFYKRNIAALARDGALGKRLEDSYFTEDGTENIKRNIASIKAQYNPKFKRSASRTKREIDYDNLEYSSPVYQNTNVFDYEEMIKELTGEYPEPEKRFLGSVARTGWFRPATSRMSRYNSPDKRHIGSLARLGWLPIRRYERGFNRSGRSTNLDECRALTADGEAEIDSFAKSTFPLNIPINNLMVRSHPRHPNAL from the exons GTAAATTCTGAGAATTGTGATGGAGAAATAGAAAATGCCCTTCGCAAACTCCTCTCCCCATCGGAATATCCGACCCTCCAGCTTCGTGCGTTGCGTCGCCAACTTTTGCACAAAATGCAACAGGCTTTGGAAAAGTTCGAAGAGGAGGAGGATCCCAATTTAAAAAGTTCGTTGAGTGCACTGGCGCGCTGGAATAATCTTCCTGAGAAAAGAAACTTGGAGTCGCTCGCCAGAGCCGGTTATATTAAAACGTTGCCGGATGTTGAAGACGCGAATGATTCTTTCAAAAGGAGCATAGCTAATTTGGCCAAGAACGGGCAGTTGCCTCATCACGACGACAAGAGGGGAATACAATCTTTGGCGAGGAATGGAGAGATACATACCAAACCTACCAGTCGCCAAGACCAATTGGACGAGGAGTTGTACAAGAGGAACGTTGCGAGTCTTGCAAGATCTTACAATTTTCCTGTTTTCAATCAGAAGCGGTCTTTGAGCAGTTTGGCACGGGCAg gaGATTTGCCAAACTTTTACAAGAGGAACATTGCTGCATTAGCCAGAGATGGTGCCTTAGGTAAACGTCTTGAGGACTCGTACTTCACAGAAGACGGCACCGAAAACATCAAACGGAACATAGCTTCAATCAAGGCCCAATATAATCCGAAATTTAAAAGATCTGCCTCCAGAACTAAAAGAGAAATCGACTATGACAATTTGGAATATTCTTCACCCGTTTACCAGAACACCAACGTCTTCGACTATGAGGAAATGATAAAAGAATTGACCGGGGAATATCCTGAACCTGAAAAGAGATTTTTAG GATCGGTGGCCCGAACCGGATGGTTCCGTCCTGCGACCTCCCGAATGTCACGGTATAATTCCCCGGATAAAAGACACATAGGTTCGTTGGCCAGGCTGGGTTGGTTGCCGATCAGACGGTACGAACGTGGTTTCAATCGGTCCGGCCGGTCCACAAATCTCGACGAATGCAG GGCGCTTACCGCAGATGGGGAAGCCGAAATCGACAGTTTCGCCAAAAGTACGTTTCCCTTAAATATCCCAATCAACAACTTGATGGTGAGGAGCCACCCTCGTCATCCTAACGctctttaa
- the LOC109608683 gene encoding neuropeptide-like 1 isoform X2 — MRKPIVGFWCILIVDAVLLQVNSENCDGEIENALRKLLSPSEYPTLQLRALRRQLLHKMQQALEKFEEEEDPNLKSSLSALARWNNLPEKRNLESLARAGYIKTLPDVEDANDSFKRSIANLAKNGQLPHHDDKRGIQSLARNGEIHTKPTSRQDQLDEELYKRNVASLARSYNFPVFNQKRSLSSLARAGDLPNFYKRNIAALARDGALGKRLEDSYFTEDGTENIKRNIASIKAQYNPKFKRSASRTKREIDYDNLEYSSPVYQNTNVFDYEEMIKELTGEYPEPEKRFLGRLPQMGKPKSTVSPKVRFP, encoded by the exons GTAAATTCTGAGAATTGTGATGGAGAAATAGAAAATGCCCTTCGCAAACTCCTCTCCCCATCGGAATATCCGACCCTCCAGCTTCGTGCGTTGCGTCGCCAACTTTTGCACAAAATGCAACAGGCTTTGGAAAAGTTCGAAGAGGAGGAGGATCCCAATTTAAAAAGTTCGTTGAGTGCACTGGCGCGCTGGAATAATCTTCCTGAGAAAAGAAACTTGGAGTCGCTCGCCAGAGCCGGTTATATTAAAACGTTGCCGGATGTTGAAGACGCGAATGATTCTTTCAAAAGGAGCATAGCTAATTTGGCCAAGAACGGGCAGTTGCCTCATCACGACGACAAGAGGGGAATACAATCTTTGGCGAGGAATGGAGAGATACATACCAAACCTACCAGTCGCCAAGACCAATTGGACGAGGAGTTGTACAAGAGGAACGTTGCGAGTCTTGCAAGATCTTACAATTTTCCTGTTTTCAATCAGAAGCGGTCTTTGAGCAGTTTGGCACGGGCAg gaGATTTGCCAAACTTTTACAAGAGGAACATTGCTGCATTAGCCAGAGATGGTGCCTTAGGTAAACGTCTTGAGGACTCGTACTTCACAGAAGACGGCACCGAAAACATCAAACGGAACATAGCTTCAATCAAGGCCCAATATAATCCGAAATTTAAAAGATCTGCCTCCAGAACTAAAAGAGAAATCGACTATGACAATTTGGAATATTCTTCACCCGTTTACCAGAACACCAACGTCTTCGACTATGAGGAAATGATAAAAGAATTGACCGGGGAATATCCTGAACCTGAAAAGAGATTTTTAG GGCGCTTACCGCAGATGGGGAAGCCGAAATCGACAGTTTCGCCAAAAGTACGTTTCCCTTAA